In the Ranitomeya imitator isolate aRanImi1 chromosome 2, aRanImi1.pri, whole genome shotgun sequence genome, GTGCTAAGCATTGCTcctggggggggggaaggggggccaGGGGGCCCAGTCCGTGCTTGGATGTGTCTGTGTACACCAGTGTTCCCaaacttcggtcctcaagagccaccaacaggtcttgtttttaggatttccttagtactgcacaggtgataattgcatcacctggtgcGATATTCTATTACTGTACCACTCACTGAGCTCTTTAGAACAAGCTATTCCAGAAGGAGACTTTAAAGgctgccggcacttgggaccggagtgtatggctgcatgtatttctatgcaggtgaatgcatcacctggacaggcaagcattcaatcacctgtgcaatactaaaggtaccttcacacagagcaactttccaacgatcacgaccagcgatacgacctggccgtgatcgttggtaagtcgttgtgtggttgctggagagccgtcacacagacagctctccagcgaccaacgatgccgaggtccccgggtaaacatcgggttactaagcgcagggccgcgcttagtgacccgatgtttaccctggttaccattgtaaatgtaaaaaaaaacaaacaaacaaaaaaaaaaaactacatactcacattccggtgtctgtcacgtcccccgccgtcagcttcccgcactgactgtgtcagtgccggccgtaaagcacagcacagcggtgacgtcaccgctgtgctttacggccggcgctcacattcagtgcgggaagctgacggcgggggacgtgacagacaccggaatgtgagtatgtactggttttttttttttttttttttacaatggtaaccagggtaaatatcgggttactaagcgcggcccttcgcttagtaacccgatgtttaccctggttacaagtgaacacatcgctggatcggcgtcacacacgccgatccagcgatgacagcgggagatccagcgacgaaataaagttctggccttctagctccgaccagcgatgtcacagcaggatcctgatcgctgctgcatgtcaaacacaacgagatcgctatccaggacgctgcaacgtcacggatcgctatcgttcttgttcaaaagttgctcagtgtaaaggtaccttaaggaaatcctgaaaacgtgacctgttggtggctcttgaggaccagagttggggaacattggtgTACACGAGCAGCTTAATGCCCTCACTGGCATTACAGACGGGCAAGTGagatacactatatggacaaacgTAGTGGCCTCATATACACATGACACCTACCAGAGATCATGATATCCCATAGGTATCAACGTGGAGCTTGTGAATAGAACAGGTTCCCCTATAGGGAGGCTTACTGCACAAGTTCTTCCGCACCAATCTGtgcctttatggaccttgctttttGCCCTGCGGTAGTCACGGGGAGCTAGACCTTTCCCAAATTATTCTCACAAAGTAGAAAGCATACACTTGTCTTCTAAAACATCCAGATTTCCATTCACTGGAACAGTGTGGCTTCCACCAACCCTTGAGAAACACCCCAAAATCCTTACCCTACATCTGGTGGGAAGAAATTTCATAATTGACCTTTTACACCTGCGATATTCTATTACTGTACCACTCACTGAACTCTTTAGAACAAGCTATTCCAGAAGGAGACTTGAAAGGCTGCCGGCACTTGGAACCGGAGTgtatggctgcatgtatttctatgcaggtgaatgctccggtccgaaccgccgggtattgaggcgagagacttgcaACTGcattgcgagaaactcgcgcaagtgggACACCAGCCTTACCCAAACATAATAGATTGCTGTTGGCCAATTTTTTGCCCACCATTGGTTCTCTCCTGTGTTCTGTATGAAAGAGCCGCTGACTAACTTCACTAGCAgcagtgtatttttttttgtttgtttttttaaacacacacagcAGTCTGAACATTGGACATGACGGATCTTTCTCTTCTACATAATCTGTTTGGGTATAATCAGTAGGACCCCACAATTGCAACCCAATTCGGAGAGGAAGAATACCTACACCAGCATATCAAAGTCCATCAGTTCACGCCGGCGTGCCCATATCATCATCATTGCCACACACTGCTCcagctgtggaggaggaagagggtgcCGGTCACCATGGGAGAAGAATCTCCAACCCCACGCCCATTGTGTATGTGAAGAGCAGCAAGATGTAGGGCGGAATACAGGATAGGAGATATTATTAAAGGGATGGGAGTCACTATTAGTATATGGGGTCAGttgtaagaatatatatatatatatatatatatatatatatatatatatatatatatatatatatatatttttttttttttttttttcaaaataatatggaaaaaaaaaaaaaaaaaaaaaaaaaaaaaaaggacaaaagaTATATTTTGCCTGTGAAAATGCTGCTTTATATAAAAAGTAAAAGTAAGCAAAAAATAGATAAATTGTTCAGGCATGCCCCATTCAGTGTAACCCAAGCTGTAAGAATAAGTGCATACACAGGATCAGTGAAAATCTCATCTgacccctcaaagaatgtattttttttttctataagagGCCCATTACCCAGCAGAATTGGAGACTCCTGTTCCCACTAACATTGGCAGTTTAGGCTCACATTATAATAAGGTGTGTGCCCTAATTGTTAGCTCTAGGAGTGACATTTGAGACTGCAGAGTGTAATGTTTATACAGTAATACAGCCACATTAACAATGGTAAAACCTCCAGACCAACCCAAAATAAGTTCCCTTATCTTCTGCATAAGCCTCTTACTATGCAAATCCATTGGTCATCAGCACCTTAGTGGACACCTATTGTTCTGGAGAGACCAGATAGCATCAAGACAAAAAGTCCCCAATTTTCATAGTGTGGAGTAATTAGACCCAAGCCCTTCTTTGGGAGCACCTGGACTGCTGAAGCCAAATGACTTCACCTTTGCCAGAGGGGGGCTGGCTGTGCACACAATGGCCTGATTCTGGCCACAAAGAAGCAATTACCAGAGAACAGTACACAATGAAAAGCATTGATTATCAATGTGTAGCTCCTCCTGAAGGTCTACAGATAATGGAAAACCACTGGCTAGCAGAGTTTGTAAAAGCTATAAGCCAGCAATAATCCCAACTACAATTTGTATTGTCCAGGGTACCAAGTAATAACAGACAATTGATAACAGTATATCAGTTTTATTTTACTgtaaaaaataaagtgcaattaaGGATCAGTTCATACAAAGATATAGCACTCTCCACTAAGCGCCATATCAAAATCCCCAAAAATGATTCAGATGGGATCCCAGACAGAGCCAAGTGTTTCAATGAAACTGAGAAAGCCCCTGTGGACAGTCTGGCCTCCGTCCTGGCAGCATTCAGCTTTTTTTCCCCCCAGACATGTACAAATACAACCAAGTTATTGTGTATGTCTGAAAAATGCGAATACTCCTAGGACGAGGGTCGGTGTCCACAGCTTTATTGAAGTAAATGGCTCCGTCTGGGTTACGGTCAGAAGAACGGGGGTGGGAAATAATGGGCATTTTGACAGACTAAATGGTCTGTAGAAATTATCCCCTGACTAATTGGTATATTCAAACAAAAACTTATTTCATAGATAAAATtccgtttaaaaaaacaaacaaaccataagACATTCTAATCAAGGAATTACTGATAAATATAGGCTAGATTTTTTCTTCTTTACACAATTTGCACCGACTTTGAAGGACTCGGCCTCCAGGCACAAGAGTCATTTGTTGAAAACATTCATGCCAGCCCCAAAAAGAGAACATGTGGCATTTACATATTCTGCGTTAGCCATTGTCATAAAACCACGTCTTCCCCCAATCAAATCAGGCCATGTTACTGTCCTCTGAGGCCATTGTCCATTTTGGTAAAATATAAAAGCTCCTTAGTGGGCTCAACATTAAGAAGTCGAGTCATCCGGCACAATGGGGTCCATATGTTGGGTCACTGGGAGGTAGGTTGTAGATTGGGGGTAACAGCTCCTGGCATCAATGTAAGAAGCTGGTGCCATTAATATGGCATGCTCTCCTGGCACAGCATAGTTAATGAACGGTGGCTGCAAGAAAGGAGCAGCAGATTGAGCGGCATGCAAAAACTGTGCATTAGGTGGACATGACATGATGGGATAGGCTTGTGGCACGTTCATATACAAATTAAGATTTTCAGCTCCCAGAGGACATAGATTTTGTGGGCGAGCACCTAAGGACCCACGGGGGGCAGAGTTTGAGCTGGAGCTGGAGTGCCTTGAGATATCGGTAGATGGTTCTGTATCCAACAGCCGGCTTTGTTGTGCAGGACCGTTGATTTGGGTTTCTTCCCCAGGTCCAAGATATCTGCAGCAGCATACTCCTACAAGAGCACCCACGATGACAAAGCTTACAAATATGGTGCCAACCAGAAGAAAAGGAAGGTAGGTGGGCActggaagaaaaacaaaattaagatgttgggttagacttttttttttaactgtaaaaTAGATATAAAATTGTACAGTTACAAAGTACATAAAAGTTTAACTTAAATGAAAATCTATTGGCTTTACAATGCAAATACACGTTGGGCAGCTCTGGTCAAGATAAAAATATGGCACGTCAAAAACCTAGCAACATGTCTCAAAAGGTCTGGGCTCAATGTATGCAAATTTGTACCGTATTGTTTCAATGGTTGCCCACTGAAGCTCAATATTTGCTGGATTCCCCAGCACTGggagaaaaacaaaaaacatcatGCATCGATACCTGCATGGATGCTACAAGGATTCTTTTGGAACATGTCCGATCCATTTTATGTTATGGACAAGTTAAACCTATACATCAGGGCTTCCAGCATGTAAAGCAGACAAATCATTACAATACAAGAATGAGTTTCAAAAGTGCATAAAAGCTATACTGTGTGAACCTGCAGAAGGAAAGATGCCATCTCTGCATATAAATATTATCCTCATCCCACAATAATGCAAAATATTTATCACATACTGAAAGAAGTCTTCAAAAACGGGTTAAATGTCAGTACCATACACATAAAGACCACAATGCATGTATCTTTACTCCAATGTTTGTGGTATGTCTGGCGCTGACCTTTAGATGAAAACAAGCGATTTTCAGCAGCAGAACTTTCTGCAACAAATCTACGACGTGAATTAGtttcaactaaaaaaaaaaaggggaaaacaaGTCCACGAACTGCTAAAGCTGGCCATTTTGGTATCATACACATACAGTATCCGCACACTGCCAGCATTATATTAATAGCACAGTCTGGGACTCACCTGCAGCTGGTATCTCAATGGCTGGCGCT is a window encoding:
- the LOC138666270 gene encoding protein shisa-1-like, producing MGPLFILLLHVSASWAQFGEYCHGWSDNYGSWHPGFQCPERYDHVEATYCCGACSLRYCCTASESRLDQGLCPSEEHEDMFKDGAPAIEIPAAVPTYLPFLLVGTIFVSFVIVGALVGVCCCRYLGPGEETQINGPAQQSRLLDTEPSTDISRHSSSSSNSAPRGSLGARPQNLCPLGAENLNLYMNVPQAYPIMSCPPNAQFLHAAQSAAPFLQPPFINYAVPGEHAILMAPASYIDARSCYPQSTTYLPVTQHMDPIVPDDSTS